A stretch of the Deltaproteobacteria bacterium IMCC39524 genome encodes the following:
- the glnE gene encoding bifunctional [glutamate--ammonia ligase]-adenylyl-L-tyrosine phosphorylase/[glutamate--ammonia-ligase] adenylyltransferase yields MTFSEIRTWLEELLTGDEKALAETARKAGFAEPAKTATNLVLLQGIFTRPKLVINIAKHALTTADPDLALNNLERLSGTVKNERLTTILSHPIPSNQLLTILGASPFLAGLLCRRASFFEGLFVQSQIEQTKTEEQMCVELRQLIADTADTAALHRGLRIYKGQEMLRIGGRDLCGLAELEEVTDELSSLAAATLQRAFEVCSVQLQSDYGLPLIDAEDDEAPETAKFTVLGMGKFGGCELNFSSDVDLIYFYNSDRGKTTGVNDPVRGLRNQISIHQYFVKLSELISKAIGQATEDGFVFRVDLRLRPEGNSGEMANSIAAGEIYYESWGQSWERSAMLKARPVAGSKPLGEELLERLQPFIYRRHLDYAMIDDIKIMKQKIDRSLTREKEGELNLKLGQGGIREIEFFIQALQLINAGKKPQLRERNSLKALHLLCAEELITTEERDNLTAAYRFLRTAEHRIQVVHEQQTHNLPTRPDELTALARRCGFPHTDAFMTELQKHRDNVTTVFHDLFYTSEEDLPTQVSREVSLLFDDNADPDLCLDILEEKGFRPPEPAFESLKMLRQGGTKGYLTERAHRRLDRIAPLLFQEVLHCPDPPMALANMEKFLEACRRARGTYYSLLAENPEIIKVLVSLFATSQFLSRNFIQHPEVLDTLVSRSYAQNIKTLEDLDHELTELLDNAPHYEELLNTLRRFRNEEFLRIALNDIYGHTPQGHTTTQLSLVAEVCLQKAMEIARKELIERYGLPYCEGNGDALHEATFAIIGMGKLGGMELNYHSDLDIIFIYEGDGKTRPVEGTDPDRFRPQTNQQYFARLAQRIISVLTLMTQEGHVYEIDTRLRPSGNQGPLVSSLPAYREYHEESAAPWERQALIKARVVAGHPGLAANYDALTAEIVYEQPLPENLKEEIYRLRQRMEKELGQESAENRNIKTGRGGMVDVEFIAQYLQLLHGREHVALRCRNTVEALEILRDENLLSEKDCENLVIGYKFLRRLENKLRLVHDQSINQLMSEPLYLAKLARHLGYSEATGRPEQLFKDEYARTTQTIRDIFERILNSKESARA; encoded by the coding sequence ATGACCTTTTCAGAGATTCGGACATGGCTGGAAGAACTCTTGACCGGTGATGAAAAAGCCCTTGCGGAGACTGCCAGAAAAGCTGGCTTTGCAGAACCGGCGAAGACCGCAACCAACCTGGTTCTTCTACAGGGAATATTTACAAGGCCCAAGCTTGTCATCAACATTGCCAAGCATGCGCTGACAACTGCCGATCCCGACCTGGCCCTCAACAATCTCGAGCGTTTAAGCGGTACAGTTAAAAATGAGCGACTGACCACGATCCTGAGCCACCCCATACCATCAAATCAACTCCTGACAATTCTTGGTGCTTCACCCTTCCTGGCAGGGCTGCTCTGTCGTAGAGCCAGCTTTTTTGAAGGGCTGTTTGTTCAATCCCAGATAGAGCAGACAAAAACCGAAGAACAAATGTGTGTTGAACTTCGTCAACTGATCGCTGATACGGCAGATACAGCGGCATTGCATCGTGGTCTACGCATTTACAAAGGCCAGGAGATGTTGCGTATCGGCGGTCGCGACCTGTGCGGGCTTGCAGAGTTGGAAGAGGTCACGGATGAGCTCTCCTCACTGGCTGCAGCCACCCTGCAGAGGGCATTCGAAGTCTGCAGCGTTCAGCTTCAGTCCGACTATGGTTTGCCCCTTATCGATGCCGAGGACGATGAAGCGCCGGAGACCGCAAAATTCACTGTGCTTGGCATGGGCAAGTTCGGCGGCTGCGAACTGAACTTTTCGTCTGATGTTGACCTGATCTACTTCTACAACTCTGATCGTGGCAAAACCACCGGCGTTAACGACCCTGTTCGAGGACTGCGCAACCAGATTTCAATCCATCAATACTTTGTAAAACTCTCTGAGTTGATCAGTAAGGCGATCGGACAGGCGACAGAAGACGGCTTCGTATTCCGCGTCGACCTGCGCTTGCGGCCGGAGGGCAACAGCGGAGAGATGGCCAACTCCATCGCCGCCGGGGAAATTTATTACGAGAGCTGGGGGCAGAGCTGGGAACGCTCTGCAATGCTCAAGGCTCGCCCTGTTGCGGGTTCAAAGCCCCTGGGCGAAGAGTTGCTGGAACGCTTGCAACCCTTCATCTACCGTCGCCACCTCGACTACGCCATGATCGATGACATCAAGATCATGAAGCAGAAGATCGATCGCAGCCTGACGCGTGAGAAAGAGGGGGAGTTGAACCTTAAGCTGGGACAAGGCGGGATCCGCGAAATAGAGTTTTTCATCCAGGCGCTGCAATTGATCAACGCCGGGAAAAAACCGCAGCTACGTGAACGCAACTCCCTCAAAGCTTTGCATCTTCTCTGTGCCGAGGAGCTCATTACCACCGAAGAGCGGGACAACCTGACTGCCGCCTATCGTTTTCTGCGCACGGCAGAGCACCGCATTCAGGTGGTCCATGAACAACAGACTCACAACCTGCCAACCAGGCCCGACGAACTCACTGCGCTGGCAAGGCGCTGTGGCTTCCCTCATACCGACGCATTCATGACAGAGCTGCAAAAGCACCGGGACAATGTCACGACAGTCTTTCATGATCTCTTCTATACCAGTGAAGAAGATCTGCCTACCCAGGTCAGTCGCGAAGTGTCCCTTCTCTTTGATGACAACGCGGACCCGGACCTCTGCCTGGACATTCTTGAAGAAAAAGGCTTCCGGCCCCCGGAACCGGCTTTCGAGAGCCTCAAGATGCTGCGTCAAGGTGGCACCAAGGGTTACCTGACAGAACGGGCACATCGACGACTCGACCGTATCGCTCCACTCCTCTTCCAGGAAGTCTTGCACTGCCCGGACCCACCGATGGCTCTGGCGAACATGGAAAAGTTTCTCGAAGCCTGTCGGCGGGCACGTGGCACTTACTATTCCCTACTCGCAGAGAACCCGGAGATTATCAAGGTTCTGGTCTCGCTTTTTGCAACCAGTCAATTCCTGTCACGCAACTTTATCCAGCACCCGGAAGTTCTCGACACCCTTGTATCAAGGAGCTACGCCCAGAACATCAAGACCCTGGAAGACCTTGACCATGAGCTGACCGAATTGCTGGACAATGCTCCACACTACGAGGAACTGCTGAACACCCTGCGACGGTTCCGCAATGAAGAGTTTCTGCGCATCGCCCTCAACGATATCTATGGCCATACACCACAGGGACACACCACGACGCAGTTGTCACTGGTCGCTGAAGTCTGCTTACAAAAGGCAATGGAGATCGCTCGCAAAGAGCTGATCGAGCGCTACGGGCTGCCTTATTGTGAAGGCAATGGAGACGCGCTGCATGAGGCAACCTTTGCGATCATCGGCATGGGTAAACTCGGCGGCATGGAGCTGAACTATCATTCCGACCTCGACATCATCTTTATCTACGAAGGTGACGGAAAGACCAGACCGGTTGAAGGGACCGACCCTGATCGCTTCAGGCCCCAGACCAATCAGCAGTATTTTGCACGTCTTGCTCAACGGATTATTTCAGTGCTGACCCTGATGACCCAGGAAGGGCATGTCTACGAAATAGACACGCGATTGAGACCTTCAGGGAATCAGGGGCCGCTGGTCTCGTCCCTGCCAGCCTATCGGGAATACCACGAAGAGTCAGCGGCGCCATGGGAGCGTCAGGCGTTAATCAAGGCCAGGGTTGTCGCAGGCCACCCCGGGCTAGCAGCAAATTACGACGCACTGACAGCAGAGATTGTTTACGAACAGCCCTTGCCCGAGAATCTCAAAGAAGAGATCTACCGACTGCGTCAACGCATGGAGAAAGAACTCGGCCAGGAAAGTGCGGAGAATCGAAACATCAAAACCGGGCGTGGCGGCATGGTTGATGTTGAGTTCATCGCTCAATATTTACAACTACTTCACGGCAGGGAGCATGTAGCGCTACGCTGTCGCAATACGGTAGAGGCTCTAGAAATTCTCAGGGACGAAAACTTGCTTTCGGAAAAAGACTGTGAGAATCTCGTTATCGGCTATAAGTTCTTAAGACGCCTCGAAAACAAGTTGCGGCTGGTACATGACCAATCAATTAACCAATTGATGTCTGAGCCACTCTATCTTGCCAAACTGGCGCGGCATCTTGGCTATTCAGAGGCCACCGGTCGACCTGAACAGTTGTTCAAGGATGAGTACGCCAGAACGACTCAGACCATCCGGGATATTTTTGAACGTATCTTGAACAGCAAGGAGAGTGCTCGAGCATGA
- the mtnA gene encoding S-methyl-5-thioribose-1-phosphate isomerase, which produces MSNCAAFPDAGGIRPIKYNDGVLSLIDQRLLPTEEVWLEYTDYLAVAEAIRSMVVRGAPAIGVTAAYGALFGARAIETEDYAEFVKEFDHACEVLGATRPTAVNLFWALDRMKSLVQANPEQPVGNLKIALEYEAMAINEEDIRINMNMGRHGAALLPDKVRILTHCNAGALATGGYGTALGVIRAAVAAGKEVAVFADETRPFLQGSRLTAWELQRDGIQTVLICDNMAGYLMSKGAIDAVIVGADRIAANGDVANKIGTYTVAILAKEHKIPFYVAAPTSTIDLQLTDGSQIPIEERDTREVTHIGEQQLAPTGIAVFNPAFDITPARLISAIITEHGVAQGNYTEQLAAYVRQSG; this is translated from the coding sequence ATGAGCAATTGCGCAGCATTCCCCGACGCGGGTGGTATTCGACCCATCAAATACAACGATGGCGTTCTCAGCCTGATCGACCAACGTCTCCTGCCGACCGAAGAAGTCTGGCTGGAATACACAGACTACCTGGCGGTGGCCGAGGCGATTCGCAGCATGGTCGTCCGAGGAGCCCCGGCGATCGGCGTGACCGCAGCCTACGGTGCGCTCTTCGGGGCACGTGCCATAGAGACCGAAGACTATGCCGAATTTGTGAAAGAGTTTGACCATGCCTGCGAAGTTCTAGGGGCAACCAGGCCGACAGCGGTCAACCTCTTCTGGGCTCTGGACCGGATGAAGAGCCTGGTACAGGCTAACCCCGAGCAGCCTGTAGGCAACCTGAAGATCGCTCTTGAGTACGAGGCCATGGCGATCAACGAGGAAGATATCCGCATCAATATGAATATGGGCCGCCACGGGGCAGCGCTCCTGCCTGACAAGGTACGTATCTTGACGCATTGCAATGCGGGGGCCCTGGCAACGGGCGGTTACGGTACAGCCCTGGGAGTCATCCGCGCCGCAGTCGCTGCCGGCAAGGAGGTTGCTGTCTTTGCCGATGAGACCCGTCCCTTCCTGCAAGGTTCTCGGTTGACCGCATGGGAATTGCAAAGAGATGGCATCCAGACCGTTCTGATCTGCGACAACATGGCGGGCTACCTGATGTCGAAGGGCGCCATTGATGCGGTCATTGTGGGTGCCGACCGGATCGCGGCCAACGGCGATGTTGCAAACAAGATCGGCACCTATACCGTTGCCATTCTCGCCAAGGAGCACAAGATCCCTTTCTATGTCGCGGCGCCGACCTCGACGATTGATTTGCAGCTCACTGACGGCTCACAGATTCCGATCGAAGAAAGAGATACGCGCGAAGTGACCCACATCGGTGAGCAACAACTGGCGCCTACAGGTATTGCTGTCTTCAATCCAGCCTTTGACATAACACCAGCGCGCCTGATCAGCGCCATCATCACCGAACATGGTGTCGCCCAAGGGAACTACACAGAGCAACTGGCCGCTTATGTCCGGCAGAGCGGATAA
- the gatB gene encoding Asp-tRNA(Asn)/Glu-tRNA(Gln) amidotransferase subunit GatB, with translation MSQSYETVIGLEVHVQLTTNTKIFCGCSKDFGQTPNSQTCPVCLGLPGALPVLNQKVVELAIKTGLATKCQIAPRSIFARKNYFYPDLPKGYQISQFELPICEHGWLDIDLDNGERKRIGITRAHMEEDAGKLIHGDTPQTAGSSLVDLNRACTPLLEIVSEPDMRSAEEAIDYLKKLHQIVVYLGVCDGNLEEGSFRCDANVSVRPYDQEEFGTRAELKNINSFRFIKQAIEYEVERQIDLIEGGGKVVQETRLFDSDTGMTRSMRGKEEAHDYRYFPDPDLVPLVISPEWIEEVRATLPELPEVKRGRFVEELGMSVYDAGVLASDRALAEYFDACVALGSDAKSCANWIMGEILRKLKESDTEITDVPITPELLTGLLARIADNTISGKIAKTVFEKMWQKGQTADQIIDAEGLKQVTDTGAIEGLVDEVIAANPDQVAEYLGGKDKLIGFFVGKVMQASQGKANPGMVNQLLKKKLTGN, from the coding sequence ATGAGCCAAAGTTACGAAACTGTCATCGGCCTGGAAGTGCATGTCCAGCTGACCACCAACACCAAGATTTTTTGCGGCTGCTCTAAAGATTTCGGCCAAACACCCAACTCGCAGACCTGCCCGGTTTGTCTCGGCCTGCCCGGCGCCCTGCCCGTCCTCAACCAGAAGGTCGTAGAGCTTGCCATTAAAACCGGCCTGGCGACCAAATGCCAGATCGCACCACGCTCTATCTTCGCACGCAAAAATTATTTCTACCCGGACCTGCCCAAGGGCTACCAGATCTCCCAGTTCGAACTGCCGATCTGCGAGCATGGCTGGTTGGACATCGACCTCGACAATGGTGAACGCAAACGGATCGGGATCACCCGCGCTCACATGGAAGAGGATGCCGGCAAACTGATCCACGGCGACACCCCGCAAACAGCAGGGAGCTCGCTGGTCGACCTCAACCGTGCCTGTACACCCTTGCTGGAAATTGTCTCGGAGCCGGACATGCGCTCTGCTGAAGAGGCCATCGACTACCTGAAAAAACTACATCAGATCGTCGTTTATCTCGGGGTTTGCGATGGCAACCTGGAGGAAGGCAGCTTCCGTTGTGACGCCAACGTCTCGGTGCGCCCCTACGATCAGGAAGAGTTCGGCACCCGCGCCGAGTTGAAGAACATCAACTCCTTCCGCTTCATTAAGCAGGCCATCGAGTACGAGGTCGAACGTCAGATCGATCTGATTGAAGGAGGCGGCAAAGTCGTTCAGGAAACGCGACTCTTTGACAGCGACACCGGCATGACCCGCTCCATGCGCGGCAAGGAAGAGGCTCACGACTACCGCTACTTCCCAGACCCGGACCTTGTGCCGCTGGTCATCAGCCCGGAGTGGATCGAAGAAGTGCGGGCCACCCTCCCCGAGCTTCCGGAGGTAAAACGCGGCCGCTTTGTCGAAGAGTTGGGGATGTCCGTCTACGACGCCGGGGTACTCGCATCTGACCGTGCTCTGGCTGAATATTTTGATGCTTGTGTCGCCCTCGGCAGCGACGCCAAAAGCTGTGCTAACTGGATCATGGGTGAGATTTTGCGCAAGCTCAAGGAATCTGATACCGAGATTACGGACGTGCCGATCACGCCAGAGCTTCTCACCGGCTTGCTCGCCCGCATAGCAGACAACACAATCTCCGGCAAGATCGCCAAAACCGTCTTTGAAAAGATGTGGCAAAAGGGCCAGACCGCTGATCAGATCATAGACGCTGAGGGCCTCAAGCAGGTCACAGACACCGGTGCCATCGAAGGCCTGGTCGATGAGGTTATCGCCGCCAACCCGGACCAGGTCGCTGAGTACCTGGGCGGCAAAGACAAGCTGATCGGCTTCTTCGTCGGCAAGGTCATGCAGGCCAGCCAGGGCAAAGCCAACCCCGGCATGGTCAATCAACTACTGAAGAAAAAACTCACAGGAAACTGA
- the gatA gene encoding Asp-tRNA(Asn)/Glu-tRNA(Gln) amidotransferase subunit GatA produces MTVYDLTLSELRAKLDKREISSVEVTKTYLDRIAATNPALNTFITICNETALAEAQAADQAIADGKAQALTGLPIAAKDIFNTAGLRTTCASRILDNYVSPYDATAIARIKEQKAVIVGKLNMDEFAMGSSNENSAFGPARNPWNQDLVPGGSSGGSAASVAARQAVAALGTDTGGSIRQPAAHCSVVGLKPTYGRVSRYGVIAYASSLDQVGPVTRDVRDCALMLQAIAGYDPADSTSVNTPVADYQSNLTGDLKGLKIGLPKEYFIEGLDDDVRKAVEQAADKYRELGAEIIEVSLPHTSYAVACYYLIATAEASSNLARYDGVRYGLRAENADNLVDMYMQTRAAGFGSEVKRRIMLGTYALSSGYYDAYYLKAQKVRTLIRQDFLNAFETVDALLTPVAPTPAFALGEKVNDPLQMYLSDIYTIPVNLAGTCAMSLPCGFSTDERPIGLQLIGKPFDEATLLRTAHAYEQATEWHKRKPEF; encoded by the coding sequence ATGACGGTTTATGATCTAACTCTCTCGGAGTTACGCGCCAAACTGGACAAACGGGAAATCTCGTCTGTCGAGGTCACAAAGACTTACCTTGACCGCATTGCGGCGACCAATCCGGCCCTCAACACTTTTATCACCATCTGCAACGAAACGGCGCTCGCAGAAGCGCAGGCCGCTGATCAAGCTATCGCCGATGGCAAGGCACAAGCCTTGACGGGGTTGCCAATCGCTGCAAAAGACATTTTCAATACCGCCGGATTGCGTACCACCTGTGCGTCGCGCATTCTCGATAATTACGTCTCCCCTTACGATGCTACGGCCATTGCCCGCATCAAAGAACAAAAAGCCGTCATTGTCGGCAAGTTGAACATGGATGAGTTCGCCATGGGCAGCTCCAACGAGAACAGCGCCTTTGGCCCGGCTCGTAACCCCTGGAATCAAGACCTCGTTCCGGGTGGCTCTTCAGGTGGCAGCGCAGCCAGTGTAGCCGCGCGCCAGGCGGTTGCCGCGCTCGGCACAGACACCGGAGGGTCGATCCGGCAACCGGCGGCACACTGCAGCGTCGTCGGCCTCAAGCCGACCTACGGTCGGGTCTCCCGTTACGGCGTCATTGCCTATGCTTCATCACTGGACCAGGTCGGTCCGGTCACCCGCGACGTTCGCGACTGCGCCCTGATGTTGCAAGCCATCGCCGGCTACGACCCGGCAGACTCCACCTCCGTCAACACCCCGGTCGCTGACTATCAAAGCAACCTGACCGGAGACCTTAAAGGGTTGAAGATCGGCCTGCCGAAAGAATACTTCATCGAAGGCCTGGATGACGATGTCCGCAAAGCGGTCGAACAGGCCGCAGACAAATACCGTGAACTGGGCGCAGAGATTATTGAGGTCAGCCTCCCGCACACCTCTTACGCGGTCGCCTGCTACTACCTGATCGCAACAGCAGAGGCTTCCAGCAACCTCGCGCGGTACGACGGCGTACGCTATGGCCTGCGCGCCGAGAATGCCGATAATCTGGTCGATATGTACATGCAGACTCGTGCGGCCGGATTCGGTTCCGAAGTCAAGCGTCGCATCATGCTCGGCACCTACGCCCTCTCTTCGGGTTATTACGATGCTTATTACCTCAAGGCACAGAAAGTCAGGACCCTGATCCGTCAGGACTTCTTGAACGCCTTTGAAACCGTAGACGCGCTCTTGACGCCGGTGGCACCAACCCCTGCCTTCGCCTTGGGAGAGAAGGTCAACGACCCGCTGCAGATGTACCTGTCGGACATTTACACGATCCCGGTCAACCTGGCCGGCACCTGTGCCATGAGTCTGCCCTGCGGTTTCTCGACAGACGAGCGACCAATCGGCCTGCAGTTGATCGGCAAGCCTTTCGATGAAGCAACTCTTTTGCGCACAGCCCATGCTTACGAGCAGGCGACGGAATGGCACAAACGGAAACCAGAATTTTAA
- the gatC gene encoding Asp-tRNA(Asn)/Glu-tRNA(Gln) amidotransferase subunit GatC, with translation MKITRTEVEHVSRLARLALSAEELDSLTGEMDAILGYVEQLAALDTEGIVPTAHAVPMENAFRPDEIKDGFTPEQALSNAPDAAESAFRVRRVIE, from the coding sequence ATGAAAATTACTCGTACCGAAGTCGAGCATGTCAGTCGCCTCGCTCGCCTGGCATTGAGCGCAGAGGAACTCGATTCTCTGACCGGAGAGATGGATGCAATTCTCGGTTATGTTGAGCAGCTTGCCGCTCTTGATACAGAAGGCATCGTCCCCACCGCCCACGCCGTGCCGATGGAAAACGCCTTTCGCCCTGACGAGATAAAAGACGGGTTCACCCCTGAACAAGCCTTGAGTAATGCTCCTGACGCTGCAGAGAGCGCCTTCAGGGTTCGCCGAGTCATCGAATAA
- a CDS encoding OmpA family protein: protein MIKRISVLVLVAVTLWGCAAPQNNTQKGALYGTGIGAAVGAGLGQVIGGDTKSTLVGAGIGAALGGVAGGSIGRYMDNQEAELRQQFAASDAANIQRNADLLAVTFKSDVLFEVNSSTLKAGAYTEIDRIAKVLVQYPQTTIQIAGHTDSSGAESYNQTLSERRAMSVQNALSGRGVDATRMQVIGFGEGQPIADNATEAGRQLNRRVVVTIAPQQGATY from the coding sequence ATGATTAAACGAATTTCAGTTCTGGTCCTGGTTGCGGTAACTCTGTGGGGTTGTGCTGCGCCTCAGAATAACACTCAAAAAGGGGCTCTTTATGGCACCGGTATCGGCGCGGCCGTTGGCGCCGGTCTGGGGCAGGTTATTGGTGGCGACACCAAGTCAACGCTGGTCGGCGCAGGCATCGGAGCGGCCCTCGGCGGCGTTGCCGGTGGTTCCATCGGCCGCTATATGGATAACCAGGAAGCGGAGCTTCGTCAGCAGTTTGCTGCGAGTGATGCGGCTAATATCCAGCGCAATGCCGATCTTCTCGCTGTTACCTTCAAGAGTGATGTCCTCTTCGAGGTTAACTCGTCAACCTTAAAGGCCGGAGCCTATACGGAGATCGATCGTATCGCCAAGGTTCTGGTGCAGTACCCTCAGACGACGATCCAGATCGCCGGTCATACGGATAGCTCTGGTGCTGAAAGCTACAACCAGACGCTCTCTGAGCGTCGTGCCATGAGCGTTCAGAATGCTTTGTCCGGCCGGGGTGTCGATGCTACGCGCATGCAGGTGATCGGTTTTGGTGAAGGTCAGCCGATTGCTGATAACGCAACGGAGGCCGGACGCCAGCTGAATCGACGGGTGGTTGTTACGATTGCTCCCCAACAGGGCGCGACTTACTAA
- the tatA gene encoding twin-arginine translocase TatA/TatE family subunit codes for MFGLGTTELIIILVLVMIIFGAGKLPQVGGALGKGLRNFKDGVKEGNEEKSEEEPEKIDDKEQDK; via the coding sequence ATGTTCGGACTTGGTACAACAGAACTGATTATCATCCTGGTACTTGTCATGATTATTTTCGGTGCCGGCAAATTACCACAGGTTGGTGGTGCGCTGGGTAAAGGCCTGCGCAACTTCAAGGACGGCGTCAAAGAAGGTAACGAAGAGAAGTCTGAAGAGGAACCTGAAAAAATCGATGATAAAGAGCAGGACAAATAG
- a CDS encoding tetrathionate reductase family octaheme c-type cytochrome, with translation MKKAFMSGVLCSVLLLALTAATALAVENDHSYYLQGPLDTGPEVTAKCLKCHEKHANDFMKTTHWTWAQEQMVDGKKVVRGKKNAINNFCTSISGNEPRCTSCHAGYGWTDSSFDFTDSSKVDCLVCHDTTGTYVKEATGAGNPAKRVDLVYVAQSVGAPSRFNCGTCHFYGGGGDAVKHGDLDSSMEYPSRSVDVHMDADGNDFTCQECHVTEGHAIPGNSLGVSPGGTSHFSCAKCHEDAPHAQSRLNKHAEDISCQTCHIPFYAKEVPTKLSWDWSTAGQDIEAPVDENGKHSYNKKKGHFTWGKMVTPNYLWYNGSASAYNRGDKMDPSKMTYLTYPNGDIKDEKAKIHPFKLHSGKQIYDSKNKYFITAKVFGDGGYWVDYDWDKAARLGMESSGLAYSGEYGFAPTEMYWSINHMVSPKEDALGCLDCHGDNGRMTWEDLGYKGDPMDNPKFARSK, from the coding sequence ATGAAAAAAGCGTTTATGTCAGGCGTACTCTGCAGCGTCCTACTACTCGCCCTGACTGCAGCCACAGCGCTGGCAGTCGAAAACGACCACTCCTACTACCTTCAGGGCCCTCTTGATACTGGGCCGGAAGTAACGGCCAAGTGTCTTAAGTGCCACGAGAAGCACGCCAATGACTTCATGAAGACCACTCACTGGACCTGGGCTCAGGAGCAAATGGTTGACGGTAAGAAAGTTGTTCGCGGCAAGAAAAATGCGATCAACAATTTTTGCACTTCAATCTCCGGCAATGAGCCACGCTGCACCAGCTGTCACGCCGGCTACGGCTGGACAGATTCCAGTTTCGACTTCACCGATTCCAGCAAGGTTGACTGCCTGGTCTGCCATGACACTACGGGAACCTACGTTAAAGAAGCCACGGGAGCAGGCAACCCTGCCAAGCGTGTCGACCTGGTTTACGTCGCCCAGAGCGTTGGCGCACCAAGCCGTTTCAACTGCGGCACCTGTCACTTCTATGGTGGTGGCGGAGATGCGGTCAAGCACGGCGATCTCGACTCTTCCATGGAGTATCCAAGCCGTTCTGTTGATGTTCACATGGATGCCGATGGCAATGACTTCACTTGCCAGGAGTGCCACGTCACAGAAGGTCATGCGATCCCCGGCAACTCACTCGGTGTTTCACCGGGCGGTACCAGCCATTTCTCCTGCGCCAAGTGCCATGAAGACGCTCCTCATGCCCAGAGCAGACTGAACAAGCACGCAGAGGACATCTCCTGCCAGACGTGCCATATTCCGTTCTACGCCAAAGAAGTCCCCACCAAGCTTTCATGGGACTGGTCAACGGCCGGACAGGACATTGAAGCTCCTGTAGATGAAAACGGCAAACACTCTTACAACAAAAAGAAAGGCCACTTCACCTGGGGTAAAATGGTGACACCCAACTACCTCTGGTACAACGGTAGCGCCAGCGCATACAACCGTGGCGATAAAATGGACCCGTCGAAAATGACCTACCTGACTTACCCTAATGGCGATATCAAGGATGAGAAGGCCAAGATCCACCCCTTCAAGCTCCATTCAGGCAAGCAGATCTATGATTCAAAGAACAAGTACTTCATCACCGCAAAAGTTTTCGGTGATGGCGGCTACTGGGTCGACTACGACTGGGATAAGGCAGCTCGCCTCGGCATGGAGTCCAGCGGTCTTGCCTACAGTGGTGAATATGGCTTTGCGCCCACCGAAATGTACTGGAGCATCAACCACATGGTTTCTCCCAAAGAAGATGCCCTGGGTTGCCTGGACTGCCACGGAGACAACGGCCGGATGACCTGGGAAGACCTCGGCTACAAAGGCGACCCGATGGACAACCCTAAATTCGCAAGATCCAAATAA